From Carassius auratus strain Wakin chromosome 9, ASM336829v1, whole genome shotgun sequence:
gtttctgttttatttaacatttgatcCTGAATCCAAAAGTTTCAGCAAATTAGTGTATAATCTGGATCATAATGTTGCAGCATCACAATTTGAATTGTTCTTGAATTGGCGTTTAATTTGcagatatattttgaaaaaaccATACAAACAGAGCTCTTCCTTTAAAAGACTAACAATTTTCCTATCTGAAATGACTTTTTGTTCTATGCTAATCTGTATATAAGCTAAACAATGTCTTTAGACACAAGCTCCatataaggaaaaaataaataaataaccggAAAAAGTAGACAAAATGCTTTggtggtgtgtgttttttttttttttttttttttttaagaaatgaatactttatttCCATCTcaatagtgacagtaaagacaaagtTGTCAATCTTGCTTTTTTGTGATTAGATGAAaggtaatgttaaaatatttcaacttatcccagcttaatatgcagagacaactatAAGTAATCACTTTGTAGGTTTCTTCCCCTGAAATGTAAAGACTATGTGGTTCTCAGCATTGGGAGAGAAAATGGTTTTCAGTTGATTTCAGATTTTtagcaattcaattcaagtttatttgtatagcgcttttcacaatacaaattgttgcaaagcaactttacagaaaattaagtttctacaatatttagtagtagcttatcagtggtgactgacAGTTAATGTTTATATGGCAGGAATGTACAGAAAAATCTATAAATAgcaattattttatgatgtaatcAAACTTacagcaaaatttggtagttctgtatgttgttttagggttgacatcatctcttctcatgtgttctggatccagagacataattagcatagctgctgttccaaccaagtcaaatttatttttttaacctcagctaaagaataagaatgtgcatttgatcagatcaTGCATTATTTGAATACTTGGCCGAAgagatgtttttaatctagatttaaagggagagagtgtgtctaaaccccgaacattatcaggaaggcttttccagttttggagccaaatgtgaaaaagctccaCCTCCttcagtggactttgctatcctaggaactaccaaaagtccagcgtttcgagaccttagggagcgtgcTGGATTGTAACGTGGAATAAGGCTAGGTAAgtgatgataatttgtaactgatacggaacttcatCGGTAGCCAGTGCAGGGGCAGTAAATTACAATTGGGGTAATctaatcatattttcttgacctggtaaggactctagctgctgcattttttaCTACCTGTAGAttttttattgaagatgcaggacaaccacctagaagtgcattactaTAGTcgagtctagaggtcatgaatgcatgaactagctttactgcatcagaaacagataacatggtttgtagcttggcaatgtttctaagatggaagaacacgttttttggggtttttttgtaacatgggagATATGATTTacaaaagacaagttgctttcTAATATAACGCCCAGTTTTTTGACTGTAGATGATGTAAAATACATCCGTCTAATTGCATGGTTAACATGGTTATcttagataattaagaagtttcatctggtcttgttgcgatatatagttatatatatagagtATTATCAAGAGTGGAATCTAATCCCATACTTTCTAaaattaccaaggggcaacatgtatattgaaaatagcagaggacagatccttgtggcactccatattttactggtgataacggagatgactccccatttaaataaacgaaGTGGTATATATGCCTCAGGTGATTGGCTCATAGACTACCATGAGCAAAAAATGTCAGGAAGCAGGTCACAATACTTCTGGGGAGTCTGCCAAACTAGCAGCTTCCTCCTGGCAATACAGCTTGAAGATCTCATTTGCACCCTCTGGTGGTTAAAACCCTTACTTGCGTTGTTAAACATAttaaaccctaaaaaaaaaaaacacacaagggGCAGATCATACTAAGCAGCAGTCACTCACCAGCTGACCACCATAATGCACCCTGAATTGTTAAAATGACTTTTAGTGATCGGTCACGTCCACACTAGCGAGCTCCATGGACTGTCAAACTAAGTTCTTGAAAAGGCCTGTAGGCTTATCTACTTCTCCCTaaacattgtaaaaacaaaacatgtacGTCTGAGTTATCTTAACTGAAATGTCATTGTTGACGGGCAGCTGTGGTAGTAGATTCACTCATTTCATTAAAAAGGCATTTGAAAACAGGACATTTATTTGAAGACACTGGACTGAGGATGTATAAATTTCAGCATTTATAAACAAGATGGCTGACAGCATTTGTGCCCTGTAGAGTTTAATTTCAATACAACAGCAGTCAGAACCCTGAACAGCTCCTTCAACACTGGTTAACCAGTAACGGTTAAAGACAAATGACATGAGGGCTTCCGTCAGAAGAGTAGAATGTAAATGCCAAAATGAAGATCTTCTGCTTGATTTATCTTAAGCACATTCTGACGAAGCCCATTGGTCTCCAGAATTAACATACCATTCTTGTTAAGACAAGGAGAGGAAGGCAAGAaaataaaccaattaaaaatGGTTGATATTTCGAGAGGGAAGATCACCCCTTTTGAAAGTACGTATCTGTGAAACCAAATTTAGCTTTCTTCTTCCTATAAAGAAACAAGCACAAAGCATGGTAAACTAGCTATGTCTGCATTTTGTggtcacaaaattggatttatttGTACGAGATACAAAAATGTAAACGTtgcaaaataaatagttaaaacaaGTGACACAGGACCTATATTCATGCTCATGATCCCAACATGAACTGATGCACTTGTCTTGCTTGCATTTTCAAGTGCAAAAGCatgatgacaaaaacaaaaaaacaatctagGATTCAAGTAACAGAAATGACAGACTAATGATACAAATATACTATTTTACAAGGTAGTGATAATTCCcaattttacaaaatgtacacTTATAATATTGACAAATGTCTTAATATTTTGATATGCTGTTATTGGGTATAGGTCGGTGTAGAAGCTCACAGCACTGCAGTCTCTGTGTTTTTGGATGGGCTATGTGACCTCCATGGCGACTGTGGTCTCTGATAATCCATTGAGAGCCAGTCTCTCTGGTTCGTGATTCTCTCTGCAATAGCAATagaatgtatgatatattaaACGTTTCATTCTATATTTGAAATTGAAAGATACaataaactagatttttttttttctctaaatttcaaaaaatacatgtattcagcaaggatgcattaaggaTGCcactactgtcacttttggtaattgtttttcttttttacaaaaaaaaaaaaagtaaataagctAAAGTGCATAAGAATAAGCGTTGTGTCTGGGTTCAGACCTGGCAACGTCGATGGCACTAGTGGGGGTGACTTTGGGTACCCGGTCCAGACTCCTAGCAACACTGGCCAACTTTAAGGCTGAGGGTGAAGGGGCGCACAGGCGTGCACCGTGGTGCGTTTGGGCAGGTGACACAGCGCTCACGGTGCTCAGGTGCCCGTGGCCGTGAGGCAGAGACTGCGGGACGGGCAGCTGTGGGCTAGATGCATTCGTCATCCGTACTAAAGAGCCTGACTCACCACCATCTCCACTCTGTACAGAACGGTTCAATTTGGCTTGTCTAAAGCTTCCTGTAGGAGAAAGAAGAATACATTtcaataatcaataattaatcaaatatgcTTAACTTTCTTTAAATTAACCACCAAACTAAGATTATTATATAAGTCTCCAAATAAATGTGGTTCTCATTAACAGGTTTGTTATTATCCCCACTAAGTTATATAGtatagcatttttatttgtaaaattttggAAATAAAACATAGCAACAGAACTACTGAAAATTTTAGATTTCAATGACATGAGGTTGCACTTGCCTGAATTGGGAAGAACGCCATTGACACTAGCCATCTGGGGCCTGTTTTCATTGTTGGGGGTGTTGACCACAGCAGAGGCAGCAAAGTGTGCACTAGCCGAGTCCAGAGTCTTAGACTTGCAGTCAGATGACGCCGTGTTCTGTAGAAGAATTATAGAAATAACCTGTTTTCAGCACTCCACCAGTTGttgcaaatatacatttcttttcattattattattttattcaaatgttatcAAATTGTGTCATTTAATACTAAGATTTTTCAAACTAAACATGCTTACACTACCATCTAAATATTTCTGATGaggaatattttatattaaattagaataaaaactCAGATTAATCACAAGCTCAAATCACTTCCGTGAAGTGACCATCACATGTTCCCTTTGCTAACTAACTTCTGGAACAGATTCAGTTGATCACTTTCGTTTGGAACATCCCAACAAATGCCCTTCCTAAAGTGCCCTTCAAGTGCACAAAAAAGCTGTTTTGAATTCGCCCATGATTACCGAACAGAATGGGGGTGAGGTTTAGCACCATAATGACTGTCTTTTAGTGTATAGActcacaggcaggtgtgtgtgCAGCTCTGGTGCGGTCGAGTTCTGCTGGAGTTCCTGCTGCTGTAACTGTTTGTGCATCTGAAccagctgctgctgatgggaGTGAAACTGTTCTTCTGTGAATCCACCTGCATGTGCAAGATATACAGCAGAAATTGATGTGCTACAGATTTAAAGAACTTTATAGCAGCAATTTCATTTTATTCCGCTAGGTGGCAGTAAAGTAACTGATGTACTACGTAAACCATCACCACATTTATGCACCACTTCTTCAGCAAAGAtgcaataaatgggaaaaaaattaactgctaaaaaaagttttcaaataaattctgtccttttgaactttttgttctTCAATGATTCATGAggaaaaatgtatatgttttgacAAAGTGACAAGGgtatttcaacattaataataatataaatgtttctgGTGCACTaagtcagcatattaaaatgatttctgagaaGTCATGTGACTGACGACTTGagcaataaacgctgaaaatatagctttgcCATATCAGGAATAAtcgtattttaaaatatacaatttcagacctaaaatattttaaaatagaaataatatatttcaaattttaataGTATTTCAGAATATcactggttttactgtatttatgatcaaattaatgcattctAGGTAAGCTTAAGAGGCTTGAGATAAATGAATAAGAAACGTTACTGACTTTTAACAGCAGTTAATGTAAACGTgcaattttgtttgttaaatgacAACGGGTTCAAGGAATTATGCCGTGGCAAAAAAAAGATTCAAGGTAAACAATCTGCATAAACGCACTGAAAGGGCTTAACACAACTGAAGTGACCTGACATACAGCCAAGTCtgacaaccctctacattgcgagtaaatcactcgcatatgtgactaaatgatgtctaatattagccgaTGGCTAAAAAATTCTCAGATTTAACTTCCCAGTATGTATGTTGGAGGCTCCAATTTActgttacacatttattttattgtagattttcATTCTCATCTGTTGACATCCATTTATTGCATAACCGATGGGGGTTTAAGTGATTAATTACCCAGTGctgcattttgacacatttttgtatattttaccaTTTAGGTGCTAAAAGATGACTTTACATTATGTGTTCTGTTCCATCTCTGAGCACATGCACAGAAATCCTCCTAAGGAACAGCGCAAGTTCTCGCTCCTGCTTTTAAAAACAAGTGCAAAAGTCACACaacatgattttactgatttgcagGTCAAATTGTGCATTGGAGGCCGGAATCAAAATCGTAttttgattaattgcacagctctaATGCATAGTGCACTATCATGTATCAGGGAAGTGCAGAAATAACCGAAATCAATTGGCAAGCCACATTACAAATAACTGACAAGCCAGATTTGTTGAAAAAACCCTGGACTAAACTGAAAGTTACAATTTAGTTCAATAACATTCTGAATCCTGTTCAGCTCAGATGCCTCACCTGACACACGGTTAGAGAGCGGCGGTGCTCCACCTTTTTCCACCTGCGGAGTCCCTTTCTTGTCTTCACCCCTCGCGTTCTCCTGCAGCGGCCGAGGGCGGAAAAACTTCCACCTGCAGGCCTGGATGTCACTCAGGAGCTGAGTCAGTGAGCGCTGAGGGTTGTGAGAGTTCGTGTTTGTGTGGACGGGGACGTCAGGCACAATAGAGTCAGTGGAGGGATAAAACATGTCAGGGTCCAGATGCCTGAGGGCACGGTCCAGATCTGATGAGGTGCGATCCAAAACAACCCTGATGGATTACAACAGGATTACTACTAATCTGAACTAAATCAATTCACACCACACACTGTCTCAGAGACTCAGACTTCATTACAGAATTTTTACGAAAGATGAATGGGCAAATGAGAAACTGTAAATAGAAGAGTAACGTACCTGCCACCTCTGCCCACCCTCCCGTGAGCCACTGCGATGCAGCGTCTGGGCACAGAGAGAGCGGTGAGACAGTTCGGCTGCCACAGTCGCTCCGGACCCGTCTGCTGCCTGTGAGGAGAGCAGCTCTGATCCACCAGCGGCTGAGAAACACACCACACACTTAACAATGACAAGGGAAACGGCCAAAGGCCTAATAACATGAATATCTCTGTCACTATAAAAGCAAGTATAACAGTCTACGACATCTAGAAACAACTACATATAATAGTTTGGTTTAGTTTCATGATATTCACATGCACTAAAGCCAAGCAGTCTTTGTCCATGTGCTTTATTTTACAtgccaaaacaaaaaaacacccctTCCAGTCTCATAATCCATGTATTTGAGAGTGTTCATTACTGCGAATCAATTATTGTGGTTTCAAGAATACATTCAAAACAATGATCTGATGCTATTAACattcacatgtttttaaaagtcctCAAACAGCATTTTCTAGCACTTAATGTTTTAGTACAGCAATATGATCTTATATATGattcttgaaaataataataataaaatactttatttgtgcttatttcaaataatttaaatgcagttaaatgtttaaaatacttCATTTGCTTATTTATATTTCCATAACATCAcctttacataatgttttaaataagaaattatcTACTTGACAACAATGACagactgaaattaaataatgatttggGGGTCAGGACCCACACatccaaatgtgtgtgtgtgtgtgtgtgtgcgtgtgcgtgtgcgtgtgcgtgcgcgcgcgcgcgcgtgtttAAGTTTTTCgaagtcttcaatgtaaaaatgaaaaatacaatcaaacctacatttattgagacaccttcaacatttctcacattacagttttgctatatatatcaaaaattatatctggtgtccgaataatttttgttttgactgttaaaactacaaagtaattcagacaagagcagtgagtgattttcattttcttggattaatattacagcagccagtagctaaattaggcgcggtcactttaagagacgatgaacgcatcaaataaaatacacatcccatttttttcctcaactgtttactttcacttaagaaataactgacagtttttttttcgagcataatttccaaggtggatattttgacatattttgtatgtatttgtcagcacaagagcaaaaagaagcaaattcgatgttcaagtgttttgagacgcctttctctgcttgagccctgaacaccagaacaccgcgagtattGAATtggggctctttcacatctttttgtttgttcaaactgcgatttgtatttgttcgttcagttGCAGGAGCAACTTCGAGGAGaacagaagagagctcggttcagtgtcgctgtccatgaTATGCGACTATCTCtgcgtgcgcaccgaacacagcgcgcgagtaaccagctactctgttcagcttttcggcgtcttgtttttggatgctttaatatttatatcgacaagcggtaaggcttaaaacacttgaaaaagataagctttcatgacgatgcgcagcagtggcccgtcaactgccCTGaacagtatattattatatatatatatatatataatatatatatatatatataaataaaagtataactaATACAAtaactggtggtggatgaggagacaATGTAAagacaatgtaaagcgctttgagtgcttagaaaagtgctatacaaatgtaaggaattattattattaataataataaaaaaaaatttaaaaaaaaaagttatattacacacaagttttttaaattaaaatatgatacaaattctaaaactttttatgtaaaaattatacTAAACATCTCACTTAAGATTTGGAttcctaaaatgtaatttttacattttttaatttaacagaaACTATAGTAAAAGTGGCCatggtttcaaataagttttaaaaaacaaaactaggaGTATGGGGGATTCAAATATTTTTGCAGacaggttgagaaccactgctttacacTATTTCAGGGAACCTTAAAAATCACCCAGCTCTGGCACAAGTAAAGCACTGATGTAAACGGGAAACTCACAGCGTGGTAACTGCAGCCAGCTTTCCGTCTGAAGGCAAAGATTCCATCAGGATCATTCTCTTCATCTGGCTCTGAAGCTGGAGACTTCAGAGGAAAAAGGAGAAACAAAAGACAATGTCATTTAAGTAAAGCACTAAATACAACATTTACATGAGCATAACTGTGCACTGACCAATGGGTAATCCTCCTCTCCAGAGCTGTGGAAATCATATTGTTTAATGTCTGCCTTGTTGATGGTTTGCTGTCGCTCTGCCCGACCAGGCTGGTGAAATGTATCAAGTCTGGGCCTCTTGTTGTACTTTTTATGGGAACGCACAAAGTCAAAGTGAAGCTCAGGCTTGACTGTGAAGGGGTGGAAGTGTTTGGGCCCGGATTTGTGTGACTAAAGGAAAGAGACAGGAGAATATTTTTATAACGACTATTGAGCACAGCAAGCCATTTCCTGCACACAGATATTTCCTTACCTTAATTTTGCTCTCTGTCTTGTGCCGACTGCTTAAGGGTAAGGATATGGGCGCAGGGTAAATGGTCTTCTCTGCTAGAGGTACAGTGACCTCATTCAGAATCTCTCCTGAGAAGTCTCCAATCTGATATCTAAAATACACAACACATGGAAAAACTAGTGTAAAAACCAACTTGTACTTTCCAAGTTATTTAAAGCTTAGTGAGTTATGAAAGAGTTGAGTCACCTTACACTCAATAACCATTCAAGCAGTTAAGTGACCCAAAACACAGTTTTATTTCTATAGTGTATGGAACAACAGAAATCATCTTAAAGCAGCTTTATAAAAAGAGCAACATTCACTCACCTTTTCTCAAACACTCCAGCGTCAGATGCAGCAGCTCTCGTTTGCTCTTTTCTCTCTTCTTGATCATCTCCAGGATGCTCATGGTTCGGCTGAACTCTCTCCTCAGCTTTAGCATCTTCTCATAAGACACCTCGTCATTCTTACGAttctacagagagagaaagacacacaaCAGATAGTATGAATTAAGAAATATGCTggacaaaacaaatacattgggcattttaaaaaatatgtactgGTCACCCACTTAATATTAGCTAGGAAAGCCAGAACTGAATGCATTCTGCAAAAAGctgatgtaaattaaataaataatattagtaaaaatCAGACGCAACATAAGGAGGCCAGTTTGAGGCACAAACATGTAAAAATATTCCCATTTGGAAAGTAATAAGTCTTGTCTGAATGCCTCTAACAATACTGTTTGAGGAATGCATGACGAAGCACAGAACGCATGCATACTTCCTAGTCTGCATCTTCTCTGTGCGACGCCTGAAGGGCCACGTAAGCATCGTTGTTTGCTGGAGCCATCTCTCTTCTCCTGCTTGATCTGAGGGATGAAGCGATGGGCCTCTGcagttcttcctcttcctcacccAGTAGTCATACACTGACTTCAACAAGGTAGTCATCTTCATTTAGCAGCAGCTTGGCCTCCTGAAGAGTGACCAACTACACAAAAATTattagaagagagagagagagagattgaatgTGTGTGAATAAAAGCTAAAAGGAGATTAAAGCCAATGATATTTAGGACCAAGATAATTTGTCACTTGGTACATCAAAATATGACTAGGACACTACATACTAGGTTTTCTTCCAGTTGCAGTGAGAATAATGGTCTGTGTCGACCACATTGTGTTTTCTGTGATAGATTAATGCCATAATAAagtaatgaattattttattcatctgaATGACCTGAAAaatttatcacagtttccaatAAAACCTTACTAGATGATTGaaattttatgatttctgaaggatctatGACACTTAAGCCTGGATTAATGGTTactcaaaattcagcttttccaccacaggaataaactgcattttaaaatatattcaaatagaaaatgtttacttttaatcgaattaatatttcacaatattacgttttttacagaattttattc
This genomic window contains:
- the LOC113108059 gene encoding enhancer of polycomb homolog 2-like; the protein is MTTLLKSVYDYWVRKRKNCRGPSLHPSDQAGEERWLQQTTMLTWPFRRRTEKMQTRKYACVLCFVMHSSNNAKAEERVQPNHEHPGDDQEERKEQTRAAASDAGVFEKRYQIGDFSGEILNEVTVPLAEKTIYPAPISLPLSSRHKTESKIKSHKSGPKHFHPFTVKPELHFDFVRSHKKYNKRPRLDTFHQPGRAERQQTINKADIKQYDFHSSGEEDYPLSPASEPDEENDPDGIFAFRRKAGCSYHAPLVDQSCSPHRQQTGPERLWQPNCLTALSVPRRCIAVAHGRVGRGGRVVLDRTSSDLDRALRHLDPDMFYPSTDSIVPDVPVHTNTNSHNPQRSLTQLLSDIQACRWKFFRPRPLQENARGEDKKGTPQVEKGGAPPLSNRVSGGFTEEQFHSHQQQLVQMHKQLQQQELQQNSTAPELHTHLPNTASSDCKSKTLDSASAHFAASAVVNTPNNENRPQMASVNGVLPNSGSFRQAKLNRSVQSGDGGESGSLVRMTNASSPQLPVPQSLPHGHGHLSTVSAVSPAQTHHGARLCAPSPSALKLASVARSLDRVPKVTPTSAIDVARENHEPERLALNGLSETTVAMEVT